In the genome of Halarsenatibacter silvermanii, the window TCTCTGTTCTTGCGCTCCGTTTTGCCGTTGTAACTGGGCTGATAGTTTTGTCTGAATCATAATAATTATCCTTCCCTGTTTCTCCGGCATGGTCATGATAATTCAGGCCAATCGCTACTATATTTGGCGGAAAGACCGGCGGCAGTAATTCAATTCCCATGTTTACCTTTTTTCAATTGATAAATTCGAGTATTTCTTCTATAAAACCTCTGAAATCCTCCAGGTTATTCTGCAGTATGTCATATATTTCATTCTCATCCACCCTGTCATACATATGGACAACTCTATTGCGAAATCCCGCCATAACACCATATGTTTCCTGATTTTCTTCAGAAACCACTTTATTTTCAGCCAGAATAGAAAAAACCTCCGCATTTGTATCAGCCTTACCCAGTCTCCGCCGGGCAATCAACATATTGGCAATATCTATCATTATCTCAATGAAAGTCTGCAGTAAATATTTGCTGGCCTCAATATTGCGAAAGTCATTCATAAATTCTTCCCGGTCCATCTCCTGGAGAGACCTGAGTTTAACAAGGTTTTCTTCCAGTCTCTCAATTTTAACCAGCAGCTCATCCCTCTCATTCATTTAGATACTCCTTCTTTAGGGCCTTTTCATATTCATCATAATATTTTCTGGCCCTGATTTTTTCAT includes:
- the hepT gene encoding type VII toxin-antitoxin system HepT family RNase toxin, with the translated sequence MNERDELLVKIERLEENLVKLRSLQEMDREEFMNDFRNIEASKYLLQTFIEIMIDIANMLIARRRLGKADTNAEVFSILAENKVVSEENQETYGVMAGFRNRVVHMYDRVDENEIYDILQNNLEDFRGFIEEILEFIN